One Mycobacteroides salmoniphilum DNA segment encodes these proteins:
- the hisF gene encoding imidazole glycerol phosphate synthase subunit HisF, protein MSVATRVIACLDVDDGRVVKGVNFENLRDAGDPVELAAAYDAEGVDELTFLDVTASSSGRATMLDVVRRTAEQVFIPLTVGGGVRSVEDVNVLLRAGADKVGVNTAAIARPELLAELAQRFGSQCIVLSVDARRVREGDTPTPSGWEVTTHGGRTGTGIDAIEWTTRGAELGVGEILLNSMDADGTKAGFDLAMITAARAAVDVPVIASGGAGAAAHFAPAVKAGADAVLAASVFHFRELTIGEVKAAMAAEGITVR, encoded by the coding sequence ATGAGTGTTGCTACCCGTGTCATCGCCTGTCTTGACGTCGACGATGGTCGAGTGGTCAAGGGTGTGAACTTCGAAAACCTGCGTGATGCCGGAGATCCGGTGGAGCTCGCCGCCGCATATGACGCCGAGGGTGTGGACGAACTGACGTTCCTCGACGTCACCGCCTCGTCCTCGGGTCGGGCGACGATGCTGGATGTGGTGCGGCGCACCGCCGAGCAGGTGTTCATTCCGTTGACGGTGGGCGGCGGCGTGCGATCGGTGGAAGACGTCAACGTGCTGCTGCGCGCCGGTGCGGACAAGGTCGGCGTCAACACCGCGGCAATCGCGCGCCCCGAGCTGCTGGCCGAGCTGGCACAGCGGTTCGGATCGCAGTGCATTGTGCTGAGCGTGGATGCGCGCCGGGTCCGCGAGGGTGACACGCCGACGCCGTCGGGATGGGAAGTCACGACCCATGGCGGCCGCACGGGCACCGGGATCGATGCCATCGAATGGACAACGCGCGGAGCTGAATTGGGGGTAGGGGAGATCCTGCTCAATTCCATGGACGCGGACGGCACCAAGGCGGGGTTCGATCTCGCGATGATCACGGCCGCGCGTGCGGCGGTGGACGTTCCGGTGATCGCCAGTGGCGGGGCCGGCGCTGCTGCGCATTTCGCGCCGGCAGTCAAGGCCGGGGCCGACGCGGTGCTGGCGGCCAGTGTCTTTCATTTCCGCGAGCTGACCATCGGCGAGGTGAAAGCGGCCATGGCCGCAGAAGGGATCACCGTGCGATGA
- a CDS encoding TIGR02234 family membrane protein, producing MSDPAPRNPGRKRLLTGAGLLLIAASGLWGASKLTWVRLRSFDGLGEPRTILVAGAEWSAALFPLAVALVAAAIATLAIRGWALRILAVLVAIIGAGAAYLGVSLWAIRDAGPRAADVKNVPVSTLIGADRLSAGATTTVIAAVVAVLAAMTLLRAARGAVDTKYQTPAARRTDGTDPGDKKQSERVMWDSLDDGNDPTLGRAEGSSGPT from the coding sequence ATGTCTGATCCGGCCCCGCGGAATCCGGGCCGGAAGCGTCTCCTCACGGGGGCCGGACTGCTCCTGATCGCAGCAAGCGGGTTGTGGGGTGCCTCGAAGCTCACCTGGGTCCGGCTGAGGTCGTTCGACGGTTTGGGGGAGCCCCGCACGATTCTGGTGGCGGGCGCCGAGTGGTCGGCCGCCCTGTTTCCGCTGGCGGTCGCCTTGGTCGCGGCGGCCATCGCCACCCTCGCCATCCGCGGATGGGCGCTGCGGATCTTGGCCGTCCTGGTGGCGATTATCGGGGCCGGCGCGGCCTACCTGGGTGTCAGCCTCTGGGCCATTCGCGACGCCGGACCCCGTGCGGCGGATGTCAAGAACGTTCCGGTATCCACCTTGATCGGCGCCGATCGGCTCTCCGCTGGAGCCACGACCACGGTCATTGCCGCCGTCGTGGCGGTATTGGCCGCCATGACGCTCCTACGGGCCGCGCGGGGAGCCGTGGACACGAAGTACCAGACCCCGGCCGCCCGGCGGACTGACGGCACCGATCCGGGAGACAAGAAGCAGAGCGAGCGGGTGATGTGGGACAGCTTGGACGACGGGAACGACCCCACCCTAGGCCGGGCCGAGGGTTCCTCCGGCCCTACCTGA
- a CDS encoding MarR family winged helix-turn-helix transcriptional regulator, with amino-acid sequence MVVKESSITVRDWSQNRPDLDTASMEIIGLLKRASGLLARAIEPLCTSASIPEPEHDILIVLRYRKGPVIARHIAEELGVSQAWVSRTLRKLEERGYVTREASVNDRRAVIISMTDSGRAVVDEHFPERLLIQSAALAGLGEDRDAVVGGLERLVESLRAYEG; translated from the coding sequence ATGGTGGTCAAGGAGAGTTCGATCACTGTGCGCGATTGGTCGCAGAACAGGCCCGATCTCGACACAGCCTCCATGGAGATCATTGGCTTGCTGAAGCGTGCCTCGGGTCTGCTCGCGCGCGCGATTGAACCTTTGTGCACGTCCGCGTCTATCCCGGAGCCCGAGCACGACATTCTCATCGTGCTGCGATATCGCAAAGGTCCCGTCATCGCTCGGCACATCGCCGAAGAGCTTGGCGTATCACAAGCGTGGGTGAGCCGAACGCTGCGCAAACTCGAGGAGCGTGGATACGTCACTCGGGAGGCCAGCGTCAATGACCGGCGAGCGGTCATCATCAGCATGACGGATAGCGGACGCGCGGTGGTTGACGAGCATTTCCCGGAGCGGTTGCTTATCCAGTCCGCGGCTCTCGCCGGACTGGGCGAAGATCGCGACGCTGTGGTGGGAGGGCTGGAGCGCCTTGTCGAGTCTTTGCGGGCCTACGAGGGCTAG
- a CDS encoding RND family transporter — protein sequence MSAHSTQKPFFARIIRKFSILVVLAWAAFTVLINTVVPQLEPVTDANQGPLVPLDAPSSRALIHIGESFQESDSNSLAMVILEGDHKLNDADHRFYDALASKLENDKKHVQYVMNLWGQGTTAAGVQSSDGQAAYTLVRVAGDQGSTVSDESIRAVRELVAEIQPPNGVKVYVSGSAPLSTDMLQVGNQSMIRLMYVTIAIITVMLLIVYRSVATALLTLLVVMVELSCGRGVVAFLAYHKLIGISVFASNILVSLILGAGTDYAIFLIGRYQEARHAGEDRETAYYSAVKGVSHVILGSGLAIAGATFCLQFTRLNYFNTMGIPCAAATLVAVAASLTFGPAVLALGSRFGVFEPKVKASAGIWRKVGTVTVRWPGRILVVSSVVVLIGSITLPSYRPNYNDRIYIADDVPANQGYAAADRHFPVSKLNSDMLMIESDHDMRNSTDMIALDKVAREVFHTPGVAMIQSVTRPLGTPLEHSSFTYTMGTMGTKINEILPFLTDLTDRFTQMADITDRMAALMRQQQELTGQQAGSAHISLKGAQELKNVTVSMRDTLANFDDQFRPLRNYFYWEPHCADIPMCWAMRSLFDMTDQVDSMTDAVDDSLKAAVIQDAVTPQLVEVIGRSAAELDNMRKVVLTEQSTMRPMLTQMNELGRQMMDLGYAFDSSKNDEFFYLPPDAFDNPYFQIDLKYFVSPDGKSARYMIYHDGEALSEEGIDHAQAYLPAAKEALKGTTLAGSRVYLGGAAATYWDIQDATKTDLLIAAIAAFALIFLVMLLITRSVVAALVIVGTVAFSYSGAFGLSVLVWQHFLGIPLSWLNLPITFIILVAVGSDYNLLLISRYLEESKAGLNTGLIRAVANSGKVVTTAGIVFATTMMAMLSSDLLSVGQLGSIIGLGLLLDTLIVRSFITPAIARLLGPLFWWPRVIRSRPLPAR from the coding sequence ATGAGCGCACATTCCACACAGAAACCGTTCTTCGCCAGGATAATTCGCAAGTTCTCCATACTGGTGGTACTCGCCTGGGCGGCGTTCACCGTCCTGATCAACACCGTGGTTCCGCAGCTCGAACCCGTCACCGACGCGAACCAGGGCCCGCTGGTACCGCTCGACGCTCCGTCATCCCGGGCCCTGATTCACATTGGCGAATCGTTCCAGGAATCCGATAGCAACAGCCTGGCGATGGTCATCCTGGAGGGTGATCACAAGCTCAACGATGCCGATCACAGGTTCTACGACGCGCTGGCCAGCAAGCTGGAGAACGACAAGAAGCACGTCCAGTACGTGATGAACCTGTGGGGTCAGGGCACCACCGCAGCGGGCGTGCAGAGCTCCGACGGGCAAGCCGCGTACACCCTCGTTCGGGTCGCCGGCGACCAGGGCTCGACGGTGTCCGACGAATCCATCCGTGCGGTCCGCGAGCTGGTCGCCGAGATCCAGCCCCCCAACGGGGTCAAGGTGTACGTCTCCGGCTCGGCCCCGCTATCCACGGACATGCTTCAGGTGGGCAACCAAAGCATGATCCGCCTGATGTACGTGACGATCGCCATCATCACGGTGATGCTGTTGATCGTCTACCGATCCGTCGCCACCGCCCTCCTGACGCTGTTGGTGGTGATGGTCGAGTTATCTTGCGGGCGTGGTGTTGTCGCCTTCCTCGCCTATCACAAGCTGATCGGCATCTCGGTCTTTGCGTCGAACATCCTGGTGTCGTTGATCCTCGGCGCCGGGACCGACTACGCGATCTTCTTGATCGGCAGGTACCAGGAGGCGCGGCACGCGGGCGAGGATCGGGAGACGGCGTATTACTCCGCGGTGAAAGGCGTCTCGCACGTCATCCTCGGCTCCGGCCTGGCCATCGCAGGTGCGACGTTCTGTCTTCAGTTCACGCGCCTCAACTACTTCAACACCATGGGCATCCCGTGCGCGGCGGCGACGCTCGTCGCGGTCGCGGCGTCCCTCACGTTTGGGCCCGCGGTGCTGGCGCTGGGTAGCCGCTTCGGGGTTTTCGAGCCGAAAGTCAAGGCAAGTGCCGGTATTTGGCGCAAGGTGGGCACCGTCACCGTGCGTTGGCCGGGCCGGATTCTCGTGGTGAGCAGTGTTGTGGTGCTGATCGGATCGATCACGCTGCCGTCGTACCGTCCCAACTACAACGACCGGATATACATTGCCGACGACGTCCCGGCGAATCAGGGATATGCCGCGGCAGACAGGCACTTTCCGGTGAGCAAGCTCAACAGCGACATGCTCATGATCGAATCCGATCACGACATGCGTAACTCGACGGACATGATCGCGTTGGACAAGGTGGCGCGCGAGGTGTTCCACACACCCGGTGTCGCCATGATCCAGAGCGTCACCAGGCCGCTAGGTACACCGCTGGAGCATTCGTCGTTCACGTACACGATGGGGACCATGGGAACCAAGATCAACGAGATACTCCCGTTTCTTACAGACCTCACCGATCGGTTCACCCAAATGGCCGACATCACCGATCGGATGGCCGCCCTGATGCGCCAACAGCAGGAGCTCACCGGGCAGCAGGCAGGATCGGCGCACATCTCCCTCAAAGGTGCACAGGAGTTGAAAAACGTCACGGTGAGCATGCGGGACACCCTCGCCAATTTCGACGATCAGTTCCGGCCGCTGCGCAATTACTTCTACTGGGAACCGCACTGCGCGGATATCCCGATGTGCTGGGCGATGAGGTCACTGTTCGATATGACCGACCAGGTCGATTCGATGACCGATGCGGTGGACGACAGCCTCAAGGCAGCTGTGATCCAGGACGCGGTCACTCCGCAACTGGTCGAGGTTATTGGCAGAAGCGCCGCCGAACTGGACAACATGAGAAAGGTCGTGCTCACCGAGCAGAGCACCATGCGGCCGATGCTCACCCAGATGAATGAGCTGGGCCGCCAGATGATGGACCTCGGATATGCATTCGACAGTTCGAAGAACGACGAGTTCTTCTACCTGCCCCCCGATGCCTTCGACAATCCGTACTTCCAGATCGACCTGAAGTACTTCGTCTCACCGGACGGGAAATCCGCCCGCTACATGATCTACCACGACGGTGAGGCACTGAGTGAGGAAGGCATTGATCATGCGCAGGCCTATCTGCCCGCCGCCAAGGAGGCTCTCAAAGGAACGACCCTGGCCGGATCGCGGGTCTATCTGGGCGGTGCGGCGGCGACGTACTGGGACATCCAGGACGCCACCAAGACCGATCTCCTGATTGCGGCGATCGCGGCGTTCGCATTGATTTTCCTGGTGATGCTGTTGATCACCCGCAGCGTGGTGGCGGCACTGGTCATTGTCGGCACAGTGGCGTTCTCCTACTCGGGCGCCTTCGGCCTGTCCGTGTTGGTCTGGCAGCACTTCCTCGGTATACCGCTGAGCTGGCTGAACCTGCCGATCACCTTCATCATTCTGGTGGCCGTGGGGTCGGACTACAACCTGTTGCTCATTTCCCGCTATCTGGAGGAGAGCAAGGCAGGGCTCAACACCGGTCTGATCCGTGCGGTGGCCAACTCCGGCAAGGTCGTCACCACCGCGGGCATCGTGTTCGCGACCACGATGATGGCCATGCTGTCCAGCGATCTGCTGTCGGTGGGCCAGCTTGGCTCCATCATCGGCCTGGGCCTGCTGCTGGACACGCTCATCGTGCGGTCGTTCATCACCCCCGCCATTGCCCGGCTGCTCGGGCCGTTGTTCTGGTGGCCCCGGGTGATCCGGTCACGCCCGCTACCCGCCCGCTGA
- a CDS encoding inositol monophosphatase family protein: protein MPTTAELAALISEASAILDVAAQRFVAGHGADGVVFKGGKDFATEEDLAIERMVVAALNERTGISVHGEEFGGPAVDSGLVWVVDPIDGTVNYAAGSPMAAILLGLLSDGEPVAGLTWLPFMGDKYTGFTGGPLVRNGVPMPPLPRVDLADVAVGLGTFNVDWKGRVPGRYRLAVLEKLSRITSRLRMHGSTGIDLAFTAGGILGGAVSFGAHVWDHAAGIALVQAAGGHATDLGGNPWTPESPSVLVAAPGAHEQILEVLAEVGDPEDYR from the coding sequence ATGCCTACGACTGCGGAGCTGGCTGCGCTGATTTCTGAGGCGTCCGCGATTCTGGACGTGGCGGCGCAGCGTTTCGTGGCCGGGCACGGGGCCGATGGTGTCGTCTTCAAGGGCGGCAAGGACTTCGCCACCGAGGAGGACCTGGCCATCGAACGGATGGTGGTGGCGGCACTCAACGAGCGCACCGGAATCAGTGTGCACGGTGAGGAATTCGGCGGTCCGGCCGTCGATTCCGGGCTGGTCTGGGTGGTCGACCCGATCGACGGCACCGTGAACTACGCGGCGGGTTCACCGATGGCGGCAATTCTGCTCGGGCTGCTCTCGGATGGAGAACCGGTCGCCGGCCTGACCTGGTTGCCGTTCATGGGGGACAAGTACACAGGCTTCACGGGTGGTCCGCTGGTGCGCAACGGCGTGCCGATGCCGCCGTTGCCCCGCGTCGATCTCGCGGATGTGGCGGTGGGGCTGGGCACCTTCAATGTGGACTGGAAGGGCCGGGTGCCGGGGCGCTATCGACTGGCGGTGCTGGAGAAGCTGAGCCGCATCACGTCGCGACTGCGTATGCACGGCAGCACCGGGATCGATTTGGCGTTCACCGCGGGCGGGATACTGGGCGGTGCGGTGAGTTTCGGCGCGCACGTGTGGGACCACGCTGCCGGTATCGCACTGGTTCAGGCCGCGGGCGGTCACGCGACGGACCTCGGCGGCAATCCCTGGACCCCCGAATCGCCGTCGGTGCTGGTGGCCGCGCCCGGCGCGCACGAACAGATCCTCGAAGTACTGGCTGAGGTCGGGGATCCGGAGGACTACCGATGA
- a CDS encoding anthranilate synthase component I: protein MHSTVSGAATTTREEFNALAAAHRVVPVTRKVLADSETPVSAYRKLGANRPGTFLLESAENGRSWSRWSFIGAGSPSALTVRDGQAAWLGATPEGAPVGGDPLDALRATMDLLAGEALSDLPPLSGGMVGFLAYDIVRRLERLPQQTTDDLGLPDLLLLLATDMAAVDHHEGTITLIANAVNWDDTPERVAEAYDGAVARLDVMTAALGQPLPSTVAHFDRPAPTYRSQRTVEEYSAIVDKLVGDIEAGEAFQVVPSMRFEMETDVDPLEVYRILRVTNPSPYMYLLHAPDSEGGTAFSVVGSSPEALVTVKDGVATTHPIAGTRWRGATDEEDTLLAKDLLADEKELSEHLMLVDLGRNDLGRVCTPGTVKVSDYSHIERYSHVMHLVSTVSGLLADGKTALDAITACFPAGTLSGAPKVRAMELIEEVELTRRGLYGGVLGYLDFAGNADFAIAIRTALFKDGRAYVQAGGGVVADSTGEYEYNEARNKATAVLNAIAAAETLTGAADV from the coding sequence ATGCATAGCACCGTCAGTGGCGCCGCGACCACGACCAGGGAAGAATTCAACGCCCTGGCGGCGGCGCATCGGGTGGTGCCGGTGACTCGAAAAGTACTGGCAGACAGCGAGACTCCGGTCTCCGCCTACCGCAAGTTGGGCGCCAACCGCCCGGGCACCTTCCTGCTCGAATCGGCGGAGAACGGTCGGTCATGGTCGCGCTGGTCGTTCATCGGCGCGGGATCTCCGTCCGCACTGACCGTCCGGGACGGTCAGGCCGCTTGGCTGGGGGCCACCCCCGAGGGAGCTCCCGTCGGGGGTGATCCCCTCGATGCGTTGCGGGCCACGATGGACCTGCTGGCAGGCGAGGCGCTGTCGGACCTGCCGCCGCTGTCCGGCGGCATGGTCGGCTTCCTGGCCTACGACATCGTCCGCCGGCTGGAGCGGCTTCCGCAGCAGACGACCGACGACCTGGGGCTGCCGGATCTGTTGCTCCTACTCGCCACCGATATGGCGGCCGTCGACCATCACGAGGGCACCATCACGCTCATCGCGAACGCGGTGAACTGGGATGACACCCCGGAACGCGTCGCCGAGGCCTATGACGGCGCGGTCGCACGACTGGACGTCATGACGGCTGCGCTGGGTCAGCCGCTGCCCTCCACGGTCGCCCATTTCGACCGCCCGGCACCCACATATCGCAGCCAGCGCACCGTGGAGGAGTACAGCGCCATCGTCGACAAGCTGGTCGGCGATATCGAAGCAGGTGAGGCATTCCAGGTGGTGCCGAGCATGCGCTTCGAAATGGAGACCGATGTCGACCCGCTGGAGGTGTACCGGATCCTGCGGGTCACCAATCCCAGCCCTTATATGTATCTGCTCCACGCGCCGGATTCCGAGGGCGGGACGGCGTTTTCGGTGGTCGGATCAAGTCCGGAGGCGCTCGTCACGGTCAAGGACGGAGTGGCCACCACCCATCCGATCGCCGGCACGCGATGGCGCGGCGCCACCGACGAGGAAGACACCCTGCTCGCCAAGGATCTGCTCGCGGACGAGAAGGAACTCTCCGAGCACCTCATGCTGGTCGATCTGGGCCGCAACGACCTTGGACGCGTCTGCACCCCGGGCACCGTGAAGGTCAGCGATTACAGCCACATCGAGCGTTACAGCCACGTCATGCACTTGGTGTCGACGGTGTCTGGACTCCTCGCGGACGGCAAGACCGCACTGGACGCCATTACCGCATGCTTCCCCGCGGGAACGCTGTCCGGTGCGCCGAAGGTGCGCGCCATGGAGCTCATCGAGGAAGTCGAGCTCACTCGCCGCGGCCTCTACGGGGGAGTACTGGGGTACCTGGACTTCGCCGGAAATGCCGATTTCGCCATCGCGATCCGAACCGCGCTGTTCAAGGACGGTCGTGCTTACGTGCAGGCCGGCGGCGGTGTGGTGGCCGACTCCACGGGCGAGTACGAATACAACGAGGCGCGGAACAAGGCCACCGCGGTGCTCAATGCGATCGCGGCCGCCGAAACCCTTACGGGCGCTGCGGATGTCTGA
- a CDS encoding HIT family protein — MADECLFCGIVSGVVPGVRVAEDAKTYAFMDINPASDGHLLVVPKRHSKDLLEIPADDLSAVTLTAQRIAHAVVTELRADGVNLLNCCGAHAWQTEFHFHFHVIPRYVNKSKDRLGLPWAPGIRGDLHAISALGNRLSRALA, encoded by the coding sequence GTGGCTGACGAGTGCTTGTTTTGCGGGATTGTCTCCGGTGTCGTACCCGGCGTACGCGTCGCGGAGGATGCCAAAACCTATGCCTTCATGGACATCAACCCCGCCTCAGACGGACATCTCCTGGTGGTTCCGAAGCGGCACAGCAAGGATCTGCTCGAGATACCGGCCGATGATCTGAGCGCAGTCACGTTGACCGCCCAGCGGATCGCCCACGCAGTCGTCACCGAACTCAGGGCCGATGGCGTGAACCTTCTGAATTGCTGCGGCGCGCACGCATGGCAGACCGAGTTCCATTTCCACTTCCACGTGATCCCCCGGTATGTCAACAAGTCCAAAGACCGGCTGGGACTGCCCTGGGCGCCCGGCATCCGTGGTGACTTGCACGCGATCAGCGCCCTGGGAAACCGACTGTCCCGCGCGCTGGCGTAG
- a CDS encoding peroxiredoxin, translated as MKPGDRVADFELPDQTGTTRSLSALLADGPVVLFFYPAANTPGCTAEACHFRDLASEFKEVGASRVGISVDSVEKQADFADKRKFDYPLLSDKGGAISTAFGVKRGLLGKLAPVKRTTFIIDTDKTVLEVFASELNMNAHADKALEFLRARK; from the coding sequence ATGAAACCTGGTGATCGTGTCGCCGACTTCGAACTTCCGGACCAGACCGGAACAACCCGCAGCCTGTCCGCGCTCCTGGCCGACGGGCCCGTCGTGCTGTTCTTCTATCCCGCCGCGAACACGCCCGGCTGCACCGCCGAGGCCTGCCATTTCCGGGATTTGGCAAGCGAATTCAAGGAAGTAGGCGCCTCGCGCGTCGGCATCAGCGTCGATTCGGTCGAAAAGCAGGCCGACTTCGCCGACAAGCGCAAGTTCGACTACCCACTGCTCTCGGACAAGGGCGGGGCGATCTCCACGGCGTTTGGCGTCAAGCGCGGACTGCTGGGCAAGCTGGCGCCCGTCAAGCGGACCACGTTCATCATCGACACCGACAAGACGGTGCTTGAGGTGTTCGCAAGCGAGCTCAATATGAACGCGCACGCGGACAAGGCCTTAGAGTTCCTCCGCGCCCGCAAGTAG
- the trpC gene encoding indole-3-glycerol phosphate synthase TrpC, with protein sequence MSSGTVLDSILDGVRADVAAREAVVDLATVKAAAKAAPKPLDVMAALRVPGIAVIAEVKRASPSRGALADISDPAELAKAYEDGGARIISVLTEGRRFHGSLDDLDSVRAAVSVPVLRKDFVVGPYQIHEARAHGADLILLIVAALEQNTLVSLLDRTESLGMTALVEVHTEEEADRALSAGASVIGVNARDLKTLEIDRDCFSRIAPGLPSGVIRIAESGIRGTADLLAYAGAGADAVLVGEGLVTSGDPRGAVADLVTAGTHPSCPKPAR encoded by the coding sequence ATGAGTTCGGGAACCGTACTCGATTCGATCCTCGATGGCGTGCGCGCTGATGTCGCGGCTCGCGAAGCCGTTGTCGATCTCGCCACGGTCAAGGCGGCGGCCAAGGCCGCTCCCAAGCCACTCGATGTCATGGCTGCCCTGCGGGTGCCGGGTATCGCCGTGATCGCGGAGGTCAAGCGGGCCAGCCCGTCGCGTGGTGCGCTCGCAGATATCAGTGATCCCGCCGAGCTCGCGAAGGCCTACGAGGACGGGGGAGCGCGGATTATCAGCGTGCTCACCGAAGGCCGGCGGTTCCATGGAAGCCTCGATGATCTCGACTCGGTACGCGCCGCCGTATCAGTTCCGGTGCTGCGCAAGGACTTTGTCGTCGGTCCGTATCAGATCCACGAGGCGCGCGCCCATGGCGCCGACCTGATCCTGCTGATCGTCGCGGCGCTCGAACAGAACACACTTGTTTCCCTGCTGGACCGCACCGAGTCCCTCGGGATGACCGCGCTGGTGGAAGTGCACACCGAGGAAGAGGCGGATCGTGCGCTGTCCGCCGGCGCGTCGGTCATCGGTGTCAACGCGCGCGATCTGAAAACTCTTGAGATCGACCGGGATTGCTTCTCGCGCATCGCACCCGGACTGCCCAGTGGCGTGATCCGTATCGCCGAGTCGGGTATTCGCGGGACCGCCGATCTGCTGGCCTACGCCGGTGCCGGTGCCGACGCCGTCCTGGTCGGTGAGGGGTTGGTGACCAGTGGCGATCCTCGGGGCGCCGTCGCTGACTTGGTGACTGCGGGCACGCACCCGTCCTGCCCCAAACCGGCACGCTAG
- a CDS encoding MmpS family transport accessory protein → MSISRSRRILNKTWLPLLSLAILLTAGLAIKFAHGVFGSQDRTHSPGGNFAVVQFNPKNIVYEVFGDYGGWARVSYWDTNNRPVDIQPTSLPWTHTETTVLTTATGDITAQVAGQNVGCRITVDGLVRSEHTATGEHAGVWCQVLSA, encoded by the coding sequence ATGAGCATCTCCAGGAGCCGTCGCATACTCAATAAGACCTGGTTGCCGCTCCTATCCCTGGCCATACTTCTGACCGCAGGACTGGCCATCAAGTTCGCACACGGGGTTTTCGGCTCGCAGGACCGAACACACAGCCCGGGAGGCAATTTCGCCGTAGTCCAGTTCAATCCCAAGAACATCGTCTACGAAGTGTTTGGCGACTACGGCGGCTGGGCGAGGGTGAGCTACTGGGACACCAACAACAGACCGGTCGATATCCAGCCCACCTCATTGCCGTGGACACACACCGAGACGACAGTCTTGACGACCGCGACCGGCGACATCACGGCACAGGTGGCAGGCCAAAATGTCGGCTGCCGCATCACCGTTGACGGCTTAGTGCGCTCGGAGCACACCGCAACCGGCGAGCACGCCGGCGTCTGGTGCCAGGTGCTGTCCGCATGA
- the hisI gene encoding phosphoribosyl-AMP cyclohydrolase, producing the protein MSELDPAIADRLKRDSAGLVTAVVQEHGTGTVLMVAWMNDEALAQTLETRRGTYFSRSRQRLWVKGETSGHTQYVHAVRLDCDGDTLVLEVDQTGPACHTGAHSCFDADELLSEER; encoded by the coding sequence ATGAGCGAGCTCGATCCGGCCATTGCCGACCGCCTGAAGCGTGACTCAGCCGGCCTGGTGACCGCGGTGGTGCAGGAACACGGCACGGGCACGGTGTTGATGGTCGCCTGGATGAACGACGAGGCCCTGGCGCAGACCCTGGAGACGCGACGCGGTACCTACTTCTCGCGGTCGCGTCAGCGCCTGTGGGTCAAGGGCGAGACGTCGGGTCACACCCAATACGTGCACGCGGTGCGGCTGGACTGTGACGGCGACACGCTGGTACTCGAAGTCGATCAGACCGGACCGGCGTGCCACACCGGCGCGCACAGCTGCTTCGATGCCGATGAACTCCTGAGTGAAGAGCGTTAG